One stretch of Rhipicephalus sanguineus isolate Rsan-2018 chromosome 10, BIME_Rsan_1.4, whole genome shotgun sequence DNA includes these proteins:
- the LOC119371723 gene encoding uncharacterized protein LOC119371723, with translation MQRRYAKGMFLVSVFSCMVIRGGSYRVNLTEAAEKYVKSKNTTGDIISWGLTEKYDYWKYYPNSTQQAVTASVKWMIYGDCNPHTYRGRRKTKCTGYFSWSNHEYIVCPFHLKYNTALPVRYPGLKPEIFELDLNHLPAKAEHKKWNRPRQSEETNVFNTKCHYVARIAFDGYFVYLKKQGYQLSWNAVHITEIASATEGLIVKRGKLTYNVWGMLHEAMWCYE, from the exons GAGGCTCCTACCGGGTGAACTTAACGGAAGCCGCCGAAAAATACGTAAAAAGCAAGAATACCACAGGCGATATCATCAGTTGGGGCCTTACAGAGAAGTACGATTACTGGAAGTACTATCCTAATTCGACGCA acAAGCAGTTACCGCTTCGGTAAAGTGGATGATATACGGTGATTGCAATCCACATACGTATAGAGGACGACGAAAAACTAAATGCACAGGATACTTTTCGTGGTCGAATCATGAATACATAGTTTGTCCTTTTCACCTGAAGTACAACACCGCGCTTCCGGTTAGGTACCCAGGATTAAAGCCGGAAATATTCGAGCTTGATCTAAACCACCTGCCTGCAAAAGCTGAACATAAAAAGTGGAACAGACCCCGACAGAGTGAGGAGACAAATGTGTTCAATACG AAATGTCACTACGTTGCGAGGATAGCGTTCGACGGCTACTTCGTGTACCTCAAAAAGCAAGGATATCAGTTAAGCTGGAATGCTGTTCATATAACTGAGATTGCCAGCGCCACCGAAGGGCTTATAGTAAAAAGAGGCAAGCTGACATACAATGTGTGGGGCATGTTACATGAAGCTATGTGGTGCTATGAATAG